A genome region from Chitinophagales bacterium includes the following:
- a CDS encoding homogentisate 1,2-dioxygenase, which produces MPHYQRLGTVPPKRHTQFRKPDGGLYQEELVSTEGFSNNYSLVYHSNPPTTATKYLEAFSVAPPIVEVEHCRPRAFMGYKHAPTDDYLKGRKPLMVNNDCEITVCAPTKSMTDYFYKNSSADECIFIHEGEGTFKSVYGELEFKYGDYIIIPRGTIYQFEFKNENNRLLIIESFGPYDFPKRYLSKYGQLMEHSPYCERDIIPPSNLKTHDEKGEFLVYIKKNQMMYPTTYMYHPFGAIGWDGCHYPYIFSIHNFEPITGRLHMPPPIHQTWDGKDFVICSFVPRKYDYHPLSVPAPYHHANVDSDEVLYYVDGDFMSRNHVEKGMFSLHPIGIPHGPHPGAIERSLGKEKTDELAVMIDTFRPLKLTQYALDIEWTEYAYSWVH; this is translated from the coding sequence GCCACACTATCAGAGATTAGGCACTGTGCCACCCAAGCGCCATACCCAGTTTAGAAAACCAGATGGCGGTTTGTATCAAGAAGAATTAGTGAGTACAGAGGGCTTTTCCAATAATTATTCTTTGGTCTATCATAGCAATCCTCCCACAACGGCTACTAAATACCTTGAGGCATTTTCAGTAGCTCCACCTATAGTGGAAGTGGAGCATTGCCGACCACGCGCATTTATGGGTTACAAGCATGCCCCTACCGATGATTATCTCAAAGGTCGCAAGCCACTTATGGTCAATAATGATTGTGAAATCACTGTTTGTGCGCCTACCAAATCCATGACAGATTATTTCTATAAAAATAGCTCTGCCGATGAGTGTATTTTCATTCATGAAGGCGAAGGAACTTTCAAATCTGTTTATGGTGAATTAGAATTTAAATATGGCGATTATATTATCATACCTCGAGGAACTATATACCAGTTTGAGTTTAAAAATGAAAATAATAGACTATTAATTATTGAGTCGTTTGGCCCTTATGATTTTCCAAAACGCTATTTATCGAAGTATGGTCAGTTAATGGAGCACTCGCCCTATTGTGAGCGAGACATTATACCGCCTTCCAATCTTAAAACACACGATGAAAAGGGTGAATTTCTCGTATATATCAAGAAAAATCAAATGATGTATCCTACGACTTATATGTATCACCCTTTCGGGGCTATAGGTTGGGACGGGTGTCATTATCCCTACATATTTTCCATCCATAATTTCGAACCTATTACAGGAAGGCTGCATATGCCACCGCCGATTCACCAAACATGGGATGGTAAAGATTTTGTTATTTGTAGTTTTGTGCCGAGAAAATATGACTATCATCCACTATCTGTGCCTGCCCCATACCACCATGCCAATGTAGATAGTGATGAAGTTTTGTACTATGTCGATGGTGATTTTATGAGTCGCAACCACGTAGAAAAGGGAATGTTTTCGCTCCATCCTATAGGCATACCACATGGTCCGCACCCAGGTGCTATTGAGCGAAGTTTGGGCAAGGAAAAAACAGATGAGTTAGCTGTGATGATTGACACTTTTCGACCCCTTAAGCTCACACAATATGCCCTCGACATAGAATGGACGGAATACGCTTATAGTTGGGTGCATTAG